From Ictalurus punctatus breed USDA103 chromosome 2, Coco_2.0, whole genome shotgun sequence:
AATAAGAAAGAGTAAGATaagtaagaaaagaaaaaagggaaaaacaaggaaaggaaagagaatAATGATACAGGATGCACTGGTGTAGCAGGAGGTGGAGGTGCTCACGTTCCGAGGCTGTGGGCGTGGCCGAGGCAGGTGGAGTAGCAGTAGTTGTAGGCGATTATGACAGACGGGTAGAGAGACTGGAAGTCCAGCACCAGCACCgagttgctatagaaacgagacTCAGGCTCCAGGATCAGAGGGACACTCTGAGGCGCCCTCTGCTGGGCTCGCTGAGACACACTCGGGCTCACCGCTATAAAGTTCAACGGCTTAGCAATGCGCAACATCATCGACTCAACACGGTACTGAGGgggagggggaagagagagagatttcagcACAATGAAGCTCTCATGGCTACATCCCAAAATTTAGTGCACTTAATAGGTcagtaattgtgtgtgtgcgtgtgtgcgtgtacctgAGAGCCTCGTGTGAGGACGTGGTAGAACTGAATCCCGAACACTCGCGCAAACTCGCTGGTGCGACCCACAACATCCCTCTGCTGCAGGAGCTGCATCACGCCACACACACGGCTCATGTAGTGATCCACCACCTTCCACCTGACACACGCCAAAGTGTCATCTCTGCACATATCTCTACCTGTGTTCCAGGAGGGCATgtctggatgtgtgtgtgtgcgcgtgtgtgttctcacctgtacaggtgtgtgttgtGGTCGAACCAGTCAGAGAGTGTACGCTGTGTGTAAAGAGGGAAGCGCTGATGCAGCAAGTGAAACGCCACAGTCTCAAAGGTGTAGTTATTCAATGCtgcctgcaacacacacacacacacacacatacatacatatatatatatacatacacatacatatatatatatatatatatatatatatatatatatatatatatatatatatatatatatatatatatatatatatataaataaaacgacATTATAATTGATGTGTtgattttaattgtgtgtgcgcgtgtacgCATTTCAGTGACCTCGGTCTTCATGATCCTCCACAGGTTGATGGTGATGCGTCCGACGATGTGGATCTCCGTCATCACCTCGGTGCCGTACTCGTCTTTATCTTCAGTGAAGCGGTTCTCCTTTACGTCACCTAAGGAGAAAATATAACCTCCCTTACCCACAATCCTCTGCTACCCACAATCCACTGCAGGTCTACCTGTGACCTTGAACAGTCTGAAGATAACTCTGTGAAACTCCACACCTCGATTAGATCAGTGCTATTATTAACTGTTTATCAGGTAAACTAATAATAAAGTGAAGGggacagctctgtgtgtgtgtgtgtgtgtgggcgtgtgtgtgtgagattactGTACCTGGCACTCGGGAAAGTTGTTGGCACAGATTCACTCCGAGTGCTGATGCTCGCTGTAACAGGTAACCCCAAGAGTGCATCTGAACCTCATAACCAACCAAAATATCAGGAtcatacctacacacccacagtcggataaataaagataaaaaaaaaaagctaaatttaaaaacatgtatcTGTAGAAATCTACAGTGctctgtaaatgtgtgtaatgatCTCTTACATTCTCATTATTTTACAGACTTCCTCAAACATCTCCTTTTCATCCACAGTGTAAATGACCTGCAGGTCCGCAACACCGGATCTGACCAGCAGGGGCGCTGTGCTCCTCGAGCCTGCAAATCACAGCACCGTgcagtttttaattatttgttaaaattattaatcaatcaatcaatcaatcaatcaatcagggGTCTTCCAGAGTAAGTCTTATTTgaaaagggccggtgtgggtgcgggTGGGGTCAAGCAGGAGGCACTTccgattccacctgtttaatcttggctttcaatagacttgGGTGCGGCTTCTGCTTTGTTGGAATGAAACCCTGCACCCATAACGACTCTTTCCgaataagattggacacccctgacttAGACATATAGTACAGAGCGAACAGAAGGTCACTCACCTTGTCCTGATGAGTGACAGTCCTTATCAACTACAACTGCGCCGGTTATCTGTTTTTTCTCAGAGTCAGGAAGCGGACTATCGGAACTGAGGCAGTAAAATAAGGCACAAACGGGGTCAAACTCTGGGTCGGGCTCCAAATCACGGCGTGTCCGAGCGTGCAGCTCCAAACTCATCACCGTTAGGTGCTGCACCTGAGGGAGATCAGTTCAAGCAGATAAACGAGGTCCCTGGGGTTTAATAAGACTGTTAACGTTTGCATGTTTGTTGAAGATGAAAGCTCCAGCAGCAGGGGCACTAACCTCATGCAGCGCTTTAGCTTCCTGTAGGTTCTGCATGCCGACTTTAAACCCGTACGAGTTGCACAGCGACGGACCCTCGATCTCGGAGTTCTCCCCTTTAGCTACATTCAGACCAGCGAACTGGTTCTACAGGAGGAAAGATTTCACAAGTAAAACCCAGTTCTGACCAAGTTACAGTATCACACGTAAGATTCTAGGACGAGAACGTAACAAGGCCGAGGTGTTCTGTAACCAGACCTTAAGTTGTGTAGTGAGCAGTACTCTACGTAGCGTGCTCGTGTTGCTATTCCGTCTTTGCTGAAGTCTCAGAGACTTTGGCTCCATGTCTAGAAAATGAGATTTGGTACAATCACGTAAATCGGGCGGTTTGTTACCTTATCAGCAATTCTGGTACAATTATTCATGGTAGACCATCTCAAACCTTCTGAACCATGACTGCATTCAGGCTGGCAGACTCCTTTGCTTCTCGACTTGCTGTGGATGGGGGTGCTGTGGAGGAGGGAGGGACTTGAACTCTCCACATCCTGGTCCTTTATATGAAATGGGGACGGACTAAGAAACTGCTTTGGTTTGATGCTTTCTGGGGAGAGAGGATCCACGGAGCCACCTAGCTTGGGGGACGTTAATCCAAAGCCCAACTCCTGCTTCTTGTTGTCCGGATCCATGTTGGATGTTTGCTGCCATGGTGGCAAAGAGGAAGGGTCTGGAGACGGAGTCGGTTTGAAAGCGTTCCCATCAGAGTCCTCTTGCGCTCTGATTTCAGCCTCCATGGTACATTTCGTCTCCTTTGGGCTGTTATTAGAAGTTCCTGGCTGCACTGGAGATATACTGAGAGGAAAAGATAACACCTTCTTCCTGAGAGTCTGCAACACAGACACCTTTTCAGACGCCTCATCCTGCCTCTGAGAGAAAGGCAAAAAGCTTTCTAATGCCTCATAGCATGGAGATTTATTCTCATCCTGGATCAACATCACGTTCCGCACATCAACTCGTCTTCTCCGATCTCTTTGAAGGCACTCAAATTGTCTCTTCGCTTGCAGCCAGAGTTGTACACGTTCCCGGCTTGGAGCGCTTTTGCAAGGCAGTAGAATGACCTTCTGACCACTATTAGGGGACGGACTGCTCCGGTCCTTCTCGTTTTTGGTCAAGTTTGACGAGTCGGTACCACGGGAAGGTGAAGATCCCGGGCGTGTCATGGCAGAGAATGCAGTTTTCCAGAAGTGCAGACCTTCTTGTGATAAACCACCAACAAACTCGGTCAAATCTTTTGCTAACCTTGTTTCCAGAACTAGCTTGCGTCCAGCGATCTCTCTGTGTGCAGAATAACATGGACATCATTCCtgcatttataaacatttcattcacaATATTTGTACAGTATTGGATAACGTGCCAAACATACTTTACTTGCAAACTTACCTTGGTCTCAAAGGTACGTCAGACGGGTCGCTGCAGAAAGGTTCTTGATAGGTGGCCTCTGAAAGTTCCAGCTCCAGCAGGGTAGAGAGAATCTCCTCCCGACTCGGAGGGGACATTAGGGGCTTGAGGATATGAACTCCTGCACTCTTCTGAGCCTGACTGCTGCTCCTAATTTGTGAGAGAGAGCTGATAGAGCGTGGTGAACTGCTTGGAGTAGTTGATGTAAAAACTTCACTACCGTCCAGCAAATCCGCTGTCGGGGACACGCCGTTATCAGCAAAGGAGACGGATGTAAGGGATAAGAAGTGATCAGGACCTAATAACAAGTCACTTTTCTCACAGTGAAAGTCTTGAAAATGGCTGCCATGCATTTTGGCCAATGAAATGCCCCAATTTCTGTTTCTCAAAACCTTCTCAGGGTccagaagagacagagagaactcATTTGATAACCCTTCACGGTCTCCACATGAGGATCTCTCAAAGAGCTCAGGGCTAACCGGCCTCTGTGGTTCACAGAGGCAGTTCTCGACAACGTCTAGGACCCTTTCTTGTCCGTTTTCCAAATGCAGAGAAGACACTGCTTCCTGTTTGATATCGCTGAGGAACTTCTGAGGCAAGTTCTTGTCAGTTAAAACAAACTGGCTACCAGAATACAGACTAGAGAAGCCAGCCTGGCCAACAGCATTAATGTCAAAACTGTAATTGTGAGGAACCTCAGGAGATAAGCTCTCTTCTATGGAATAGGAGCTGTCGAAACCAGGatcagacaaaaacacaggaCTCCCATCTGAAAGCGGAGGTTCCAGTcgaatgtggtcttctgttttgccattctttctttttctacttCCTGGCTTAGACACTCGTGGCACTGGAGGTCTCGAGACTCTGGGCTTTCTTGGTGTCGCTGAAGATGCCCTTCTGGGTTTTGCAAGAACTTGTTTAGTGTTAGAAACACTGTTTAATACGTTTTCTCCCGGAGAGCACTGCCCCTCCTTGAACTGTCTCTTCTGGAGCAGTGCCTTCAAGACTGCAATGCCTGAAGGCATCTCTGGATGAGCTGGCGTCTGTCCGTTCTTTGGCACTGACTGAATTTCTTTTTGAGGTCCATGTGTTAAAACATTCAAGGATGTCGTAATCTCAGGGGTTTGTACAGTAGGGTTTTCCATCTTCTTTTTGGATTGACGTCTCCTGGGCTTGGCAGGCTTCTTTGGGTCTGGCTGTAAAGAATGAACATCTTTAGAGGTTTGTTCTCTGCTACAGGCTTCGGTTTTAAATTCACACGGACTGGTTCCATCTTCACTTACAGCGCGTGAACTTGGGCTATGTTTGATGACCGAGCATGGAAATCCAGTGGTTTTGTCAGCCGAAAGATCAGCAGCACTCTGAGAAGACGGAGAACCTTGTTGTAGTGAAGCAGGGACACTGATGACCAGTTCATCTCCAGTGTTCAACTGGACCGACGCTGTCTTTGGTTCAGTGGTACATTTTAGTGCTTGGGAATCACTACTGACCTGAAGAATGTTTTGGCAGGAACCTGGATGCCGATAATCATCAGATGATGTTTGTGTTAGTGGAAGATCATCAGCTGGATACAAAGACTGTGAACTATTTTGAGATCCTGCAACCACAGAAGACCTTTCCAATCTCTCTACTTGGTTCTTTTTGTAAGACCTCCTTGTTTTCTGAGCAGCAGATTTGCTATCATCAGTTACTTCCATCATATCGATGACTTTCTTTGGTTTTCTTGAAGTTCTAcggctgttttttgtttgcgtTTCTCCAGGTGTTGTAGATTCACCTTCAGATTGCTTAATAGTGGTTTTAGTTTTTCGTCTTGGGCTAGCACCGGAAGGCTTCCTCGGTTTAGATGACCTACCCCTACTGCTATATTTGTTCCTTGACAATCCTTCATATGTAAACCCAAGACATGGATCGCTATGAGGGTTTATCAAACAAGCATTGGACTCAGACTCCAAAAGAGTGTCAGTAGGAGACCAGCATCGAGGTGGGGTTGAATCAGAAGGACTGGGTGCTCTCTCAGAGAGATAACCCAAATCCATCATCACGTCAGAATACTCCTTGCCGAAGTCGTCGGTGAGGTCATTATAGCAAGGCCTAGGAGCAGGCAATTTTGGTAAGGAGAACGTTTTAACCTTCTTAGTCCTTCTGATCTTGCTGCCTTTTACAAAACTGGTTTTTGGAAGGTTGCAGAGTTTCCCAGGTTGTGGTGTAACCTTGGCCTTCCGTTTGGGATGCTTCTTTACCTTCGGTTCAGGAACAGGGTATCTGACAGCTGTCGATTCAGGAACCTTGGGCCAGAAATCTTTCAGAGGGGCAAGTTCATCATAATGCTCAAGCTTCTGTGGTGTTAGTACCACTTGTGGCTCATCTCCCTTGACCCTGGCCATCTTTACTAACATGTTCTTCTGGCCTTTAAACCTGTTGATTATAATGTATTTGATGATGACTGGTGGCTCTTTCTTAGACAACTTCCTCTTTTTTCGATTACAGGTAAGAAAACAGTTCTCTTTAAGGCTGTCTCGATGTGCCAAGAAAGAGGAAGGACTCGAGCGATCACCATCTTCACTGTCATAATTCATCGTTTTACGTTTCGTGCGTAAGGTATACTTGCTGCCAGGTAAACTAGACACTTCGGTGCATGCAATTTTGTCGGGAAGATCAGTCAGACCTTCCTCGACAGGACCATCAGCTGAATCGGTACATACAGCATCAGGTTGTACTAGTTCAGAGGTTTCCGTCTCAGCATTCTCCACAGCTTCCTTGCTTGGTTGGACTGGTGTGATCGAGGTCAAATCTGTAGCAACCTCATTTTTGGAAGTTTGGGACCTCTCAGTCGGGCTTGCGTTCTTTAGACTCACTGGACTGTTCCTCTTCTTGCTTAACTTCATTCTTGACCTTTTTTGTTCCAGATGATCCAAGCTACAACCGCCGTCAATCGTCTTACACCCGACCTGCTTCTTCACAGGCCTGGGGAGGCAGTTTGAGAGAATAACACTGGGAAAGAATTTGTAGTGCGCCTCCTGCTGGGCCACAATTTTCCGttccattttgttttcttgGTAATCTTCGTATCTGATCTTAAGCTCCCCAACATCACCCTCTTCACCGTTCTGCTCCGTTTTACCTTCTTGAGGTACCAGACACTCGAGGTCTTTTGCTGGGCTCGGAGCTTGCTCATGATTCCTCAGCACAGGAGAGGTTCTAGAGTCTTTCACACTGTTCTCCAGCTCAGCTTTAGGGGGATAGTTCCTGAGCTCGGAATAGCACAAGGAAAAGCTGCGATTCTGCAAGACGGAGATATGATTCTTCTCAGCATTTTTGATGCTGCTGTACTTTTTGCGGCTCTGGGAGAGCTTTGAGGTTCCGAGACTCAAATTCTCTGTATCTGGTTGGTTAACGCCTACAGCTTTGTTCTCGTTGGTGTAAAGCGGGTGCCCGTCCACTCGGTCAGCACCAATCTGAGACGGAATTGGGTGTTTGACTGGTGGGATATAAGGGACGTCTTTATTCACTTTAAGCCCTGTTAATGGTTCACTAGCCTCTTGACTTTTATCAGGAAGGTTCTTGTCAGCGGGTTCCTCCTTACCAAGTGATAGAGACGGTCTATGCT
This genomic window contains:
- the rev3l gene encoding DNA polymerase zeta catalytic subunit isoform X1, which produces MFSVRIVCADYYLSRPLQQLDVCFSQFRDAEVHRVPVVRIFGATPAGQKTCLHVHGVFPYIYVPYDGFGQEPERYLRQVAFSIDRAVSVSMGNPSSHTQHVFKITLVSGMPFYGFHPQEKPFMKIYLYNPQMVKRVCELLQGGAVMNKCFQPHEAHIPFLLQFFIDFNLYGMNLLHLSAVRFRRHTPGNTPDPGEQGQVPVADDSTLKSSRLSESALGGTFVRWDENNLPSSLVLENVARVSVCELEADAVAADILNRLEIENQIGRNPGLQAIWEDEKQRRRERNESSQIETPQSQGRPCVEPVESERSFIKRLKEKLIENQFDVTQSDIVADDDDNDYDGDDDFPDLSLHPDDLSPSDPPLISASQVEVHKDTPTDNKRSDGKTAEVAVVDEEAILSLLESSQTFLPMSQKSNKSLILDNSQDQAMVDFLEGLADHRFHKDVPITAPRQELSGSLSCPYNSDEEEAVPELEKEEAELSMMMSQRWDSDIPEPSARRLVKEANESSSEDERELSEEEMDWSGNNLFADPSIPQLDGAADENSDSSLSDKGSRTHSSLTANDKMLGRKNHLQSETTHLEPPSSAKILLECKHPEHRPSLSLGKEEPADKNLPDKSQEASEPLTGLKVNKDVPYIPPVKHPIPSQIGADRVDGHPLYTNENKAVGVNQPDTENLSLGTSKLSQSRKKYSSIKNAEKNHISVLQNRSFSLCYSELRNYPPKAELENSVKDSRTSPVLRNHEQAPSPAKDLECLVPQEGKTEQNGEEGDVGELKIRYEDYQENKMERKIVAQQEAHYKFFPSVILSNCLPRPVKKQVGCKTIDGGCSLDHLEQKRSRMKLSKKRNSPVSLKNASPTERSQTSKNEVATDLTSITPVQPSKEAVENAETETSELVQPDAVCTDSADGPVEEGLTDLPDKIACTEVSSLPGSKYTLRTKRKTMNYDSEDGDRSSPSSFLAHRDSLKENCFLTCNRKKRKLSKKEPPVIIKYIIINRFKGQKNMLVKMARVKGDEPQVVLTPQKLEHYDELAPLKDFWPKVPESTAVRYPVPEPKVKKHPKRKAKVTPQPGKLCNLPKTSFVKGSKIRRTKKVKTFSLPKLPAPRPCYNDLTDDFGKEYSDVMMDLGYLSERAPSPSDSTPPRCWSPTDTLLESESNACLINPHSDPCLGFTYEGLSRNKYSSRGRSSKPRKPSGASPRRKTKTTIKQSEGESTTPGETQTKNSRRTSRKPKKVIDMMEVTDDSKSAAQKTRRSYKKNQVERLERSSVVAGSQNSSQSLYPADDLPLTQTSSDDYRHPGSCQNILQVSSDSQALKCTTEPKTASVQLNTGDELVISVPASLQQGSPSSQSAADLSADKTTGFPCSVIKHSPSSRAVSEDGTSPCEFKTEACSREQTSKDVHSLQPDPKKPAKPRRRQSKKKMENPTVQTPEITTSLNVLTHGPQKEIQSVPKNGQTPAHPEMPSGIAVLKALLQKRQFKEGQCSPGENVLNSVSNTKQVLAKPRRASSATPRKPRVSRPPVPRVSKPGSRKRKNGKTEDHIRLEPPLSDGSPVFLSDPGFDSSYSIEESLSPEVPHNYSFDINAVGQAGFSSLYSGSQFVLTDKNLPQKFLSDIKQEAVSSLHLENGQERVLDVVENCLCEPQRPVSPELFERSSCGDREGLSNEFSLSLLDPEKVLRNRNWGISLAKMHGSHFQDFHCEKSDLLLGPDHFLSLTSVSFADNGVSPTADLLDGSEVFTSTTPSSSPRSISSLSQIRSSSQAQKSAGVHILKPLMSPPSREEILSTLLELELSEATYQEPFCSDPSDVPLRPREIAGRKLVLETRLAKDLTEFVGGLSQEGLHFWKTAFSAMTRPGSSPSRGTDSSNLTKNEKDRSSPSPNSGQKVILLPCKSAPSRERVQLWLQAKRQFECLQRDRRRRVDVRNVMLIQDENKSPCYEALESFLPFSQRQDEASEKVSVLQTLRKKVLSFPLSISPVQPGTSNNSPKETKCTMEAEIRAQEDSDGNAFKPTPSPDPSSLPPWQQTSNMDPDNKKQELGFGLTSPKLGGSVDPLSPESIKPKQFLSPSPFHIKDQDVESSSPSLLHSTPIHSKSRSKGVCQPECSHGSEDMEPKSLRLQQRRNSNTSTLRRVLLTTQLKNQFAGLNVAKGENSEIEGPSLCNSYGFKVGMQNLQEAKALHEVQHLTVMSLELHARTRRDLEPDPEFDPVCALFYCLSSDSPLPDSEKKQITGAVVVDKDCHSSGQGSRSTAPLLVRSGVADLQVIYTVDEKEMFEEVCKIMRMYDPDILVGYEVQMHSWGYLLQRASALGVNLCQQLSRVPGDVKENRFTEDKDEYGTEVMTEIHIVGRITINLWRIMKTEAALNNYTFETVAFHLLHQRFPLYTQRTLSDWFDHNTHLYRWKVVDHYMSRVCGVMQLLQQRDVVGRTSEFARVFGIQFYHVLTRGSQYRVESMMLRIAKPLNFIAVSPSVSQRAQQRAPQSVPLILEPESRFYSNSVLVLDFQSLYPSVIIAYNYCYSTCLGHAHSLGTSDEFRFGCTSLRVPPDLLYQLRNDINISPNGVAFVKASVRKGLLPRMLEEILNTRLMVKSVMKSYSGDEGLRRLLDARQLGLKLIANVTFGYTAAAFSGRMPSVELGDSIIHKARETLERAIKLINDTKKWGARVVYGDTDSMFVLLKGATKEQAFKIGSEIAEAVTATNPKPIKLKFEKVYLPCVLQTKKRYVGYMYESVDQKDPVFDAKGIETVRRDGCPAVAKIVERSVKLLFETRDISLVKQYVQRQCVKVLEGRASVQDLTFAKEYRGSASYRPGACVPALELTRRMMAHDRRLEPRVGERVPYVIVYGSPGVPLIQLVRRPLEVLQDPALRLNSTYYITKQILPPIARIFSLIGVDVLSWYHTLPRVQKWSSCPGGGAVGDESLRKGTISQYFTTLHCPVCDELTQLGVCERCRAEPQRVAVTLQHNLRGWEQQHDQLLKVCMSCSGSADRQAVCVSLDCPVLYKLSRVNRQLHNAPYLRQLLQQL
- the rev3l gene encoding DNA polymerase zeta catalytic subunit isoform X2 produces the protein MFSVRIVCADYYLSRPLQQLDVCFSQFRDAEVHRVPVVRIFGATPAGQKTCLHVHGVFPYIYVPYDGFGQEPERYLRQVAFSIDRAVSVSMGNPSSHTQHVFKITLVSGMPFYGFHPQEKPFMKIYLYNPQMVKRVCELLQGGAVMNKCFQPHEAHIPFLLQFFIDFNLYGMNLLHLSAVRFRRHTPDPGEQGQVPVADDSTLKSSRLSESALGGTFVRWDENNLPSSLVLENVARVSVCELEADAVAADILNRLEIENQIGRNPGLQAIWEDEKQRRRERNESSQIETPQSQGRPCVEPVESERSFIKRLKEKLIENQFDVTQSDIVADDDDNDYDGDDDFPDLSLHPDDLSPSDPPLISASQVEVHKDTPTDNKRSDGKTAEVAVVDEEAILSLLESSQTFLPMSQKSNKSLILDNSQDQAMVDFLEGLADHRFHKDVPITAPRQELSGSLSCPYNSDEEEAVPELEKEEAELSMMMSQRWDSDIPEPSARRLVKEANESSSEDERELSEEEMDWSGNNLFADPSIPQLDGAADENSDSSLSDKGSRTHSSLTANDKMLGRKNHLQSETTHLEPPSSAKILLECKHPEHRPSLSLGKEEPADKNLPDKSQEASEPLTGLKVNKDVPYIPPVKHPIPSQIGADRVDGHPLYTNENKAVGVNQPDTENLSLGTSKLSQSRKKYSSIKNAEKNHISVLQNRSFSLCYSELRNYPPKAELENSVKDSRTSPVLRNHEQAPSPAKDLECLVPQEGKTEQNGEEGDVGELKIRYEDYQENKMERKIVAQQEAHYKFFPSVILSNCLPRPVKKQVGCKTIDGGCSLDHLEQKRSRMKLSKKRNSPVSLKNASPTERSQTSKNEVATDLTSITPVQPSKEAVENAETETSELVQPDAVCTDSADGPVEEGLTDLPDKIACTEVSSLPGSKYTLRTKRKTMNYDSEDGDRSSPSSFLAHRDSLKENCFLTCNRKKRKLSKKEPPVIIKYIIINRFKGQKNMLVKMARVKGDEPQVVLTPQKLEHYDELAPLKDFWPKVPESTAVRYPVPEPKVKKHPKRKAKVTPQPGKLCNLPKTSFVKGSKIRRTKKVKTFSLPKLPAPRPCYNDLTDDFGKEYSDVMMDLGYLSERAPSPSDSTPPRCWSPTDTLLESESNACLINPHSDPCLGFTYEGLSRNKYSSRGRSSKPRKPSGASPRRKTKTTIKQSEGESTTPGETQTKNSRRTSRKPKKVIDMMEVTDDSKSAAQKTRRSYKKNQVERLERSSVVAGSQNSSQSLYPADDLPLTQTSSDDYRHPGSCQNILQVSSDSQALKCTTEPKTASVQLNTGDELVISVPASLQQGSPSSQSAADLSADKTTGFPCSVIKHSPSSRAVSEDGTSPCEFKTEACSREQTSKDVHSLQPDPKKPAKPRRRQSKKKMENPTVQTPEITTSLNVLTHGPQKEIQSVPKNGQTPAHPEMPSGIAVLKALLQKRQFKEGQCSPGENVLNSVSNTKQVLAKPRRASSATPRKPRVSRPPVPRVSKPGSRKRKNGKTEDHIRLEPPLSDGSPVFLSDPGFDSSYSIEESLSPEVPHNYSFDINAVGQAGFSSLYSGSQFVLTDKNLPQKFLSDIKQEAVSSLHLENGQERVLDVVENCLCEPQRPVSPELFERSSCGDREGLSNEFSLSLLDPEKVLRNRNWGISLAKMHGSHFQDFHCEKSDLLLGPDHFLSLTSVSFADNGVSPTADLLDGSEVFTSTTPSSSPRSISSLSQIRSSSQAQKSAGVHILKPLMSPPSREEILSTLLELELSEATYQEPFCSDPSDVPLRPREIAGRKLVLETRLAKDLTEFVGGLSQEGLHFWKTAFSAMTRPGSSPSRGTDSSNLTKNEKDRSSPSPNSGQKVILLPCKSAPSRERVQLWLQAKRQFECLQRDRRRRVDVRNVMLIQDENKSPCYEALESFLPFSQRQDEASEKVSVLQTLRKKVLSFPLSISPVQPGTSNNSPKETKCTMEAEIRAQEDSDGNAFKPTPSPDPSSLPPWQQTSNMDPDNKKQELGFGLTSPKLGGSVDPLSPESIKPKQFLSPSPFHIKDQDVESSSPSLLHSTPIHSKSRSKGVCQPECSHGSEDMEPKSLRLQQRRNSNTSTLRRVLLTTQLKNQFAGLNVAKGENSEIEGPSLCNSYGFKVGMQNLQEAKALHEVQHLTVMSLELHARTRRDLEPDPEFDPVCALFYCLSSDSPLPDSEKKQITGAVVVDKDCHSSGQGSRSTAPLLVRSGVADLQVIYTVDEKEMFEEVCKIMRMYDPDILVGYEVQMHSWGYLLQRASALGVNLCQQLSRVPGDVKENRFTEDKDEYGTEVMTEIHIVGRITINLWRIMKTEAALNNYTFETVAFHLLHQRFPLYTQRTLSDWFDHNTHLYRWKVVDHYMSRVCGVMQLLQQRDVVGRTSEFARVFGIQFYHVLTRGSQYRVESMMLRIAKPLNFIAVSPSVSQRAQQRAPQSVPLILEPESRFYSNSVLVLDFQSLYPSVIIAYNYCYSTCLGHAHSLGTSDEFRFGCTSLRVPPDLLYQLRNDINISPNGVAFVKASVRKGLLPRMLEEILNTRLMVKSVMKSYSGDEGLRRLLDARQLGLKLIANVTFGYTAAAFSGRMPSVELGDSIIHKARETLERAIKLINDTKKWGARVVYGDTDSMFVLLKGATKEQAFKIGSEIAEAVTATNPKPIKLKFEKVYLPCVLQTKKRYVGYMYESVDQKDPVFDAKGIETVRRDGCPAVAKIVERSVKLLFETRDISLVKQYVQRQCVKVLEGRASVQDLTFAKEYRGSASYRPGACVPALELTRRMMAHDRRLEPRVGERVPYVIVYGSPGVPLIQLVRRPLEVLQDPALRLNSTYYITKQILPPIARIFSLIGVDVLSWYHTLPRVQKWSSCPGGGAVGDESLRKGTISQYFTTLHCPVCDELTQLGVCERCRAEPQRVAVTLQHNLRGWEQQHDQLLKVCMSCSGSADRQAVCVSLDCPVLYKLSRVNRQLHNAPYLRQLLQQL